The nucleotide sequence TAGCATATATGCGTAATATTGCTTTATTGTCATATTTTTTGTATAATTTATAAAAAATAGAGGAAAATTTATGACATATATAAAGCCGATAGAAGAAATGCTTCTTTTGCAACAAAAATTAAACGATGAAACAAACGGTAAAAATTGGGAAACTGGCATAACAAAAGACAAAAAACTCATAAGCTGGAAAAGATGTATCTATATGGAATGCGCAGAACTTGTAGATAGCTTTGCTTGGAAACACTGGAAAGCTATAAACAAAGATCCAAATTTAGAAAATGTAACTATAGAAATAGTCGATATCTGGCATTTTATTATGAGTTTAGGACTTGAAAATTATCATACAAATAAACTTGGCGATATCCATACTTTGGCTATTGATATAAGTTCTTGCAGCGGATTTAGCGAGTTTTGCAAAGAAGCTTACAATATAAAAGAGTACAATATTTATGAGATCATAAACGATATCGAAGTTATTATAAACAGATGTAGCGGATTTGATATAAATTTTTTCGATCTTTTAAAAGATTATTTCAGACTATCACTTAAATGTGGCGTAAATTTAAGTAAGCTTTTTGAAGTTTATATGGGGAAAAACGTACTAAACAAATTTAGACAAGATCACGGATACAAAGCTGGAACTTATAACAAAAACTGGAATGGTAAAGAAGATAACGAAGTGATGAGTCAAATTTTAGAATCAGGCACAAACTCGATGGATGAAATTTATGCAAAACTTGAGATTGAGTACAACAAAATTAAATGATAAATATACTAAATCTTTGCATAAATGATTTTTTTAAGAAAAAATTTATACTATTATCGCTTTTGCCGATGGTATTTTCCGTTATTGTATTTAGCGCACTTATGATATTTGGCGGGAGTGAGCTACTTGTAGCATTAAAAAATTTAGCTAGTAATGGAGAATTTTTAGATAAAGATGGCATAGTAGCGACTATACTATCTTTTAGCATCGTAAAAGCGCTTATTTTATCATCATTTTATATATTTAGCGGATTTTTCGTGATTATCTTAAGCAGTGCATTAGCAGGAATTATAGCTGGATTTTTAACACCCATAGTAACTAAATATGTAAATAAAAAATACTATAACATAAACATAGATCCTGAAGTAGCAACTTCTAGAGTTATCAAAATTTCTATAATAACTTTTTTTAAATTTATAGCTATTTTGCTAATTTGCATACCGTTTTTATTTGTTCCGTTTTTGAATTTATTTATCATAAATTTACCGTTTTTTTATCTGTTTTATAAATTTATGCTTATCGATGTTGCTTCAAACTGTATGGATGAAACCATGTTTGAAATAACTATGATAAAAGGTGCGGGTTTGGGATTTGCTCTTAGCGCAGTTTTATTTTACCTGCTATGTTTGATACCTTTTATAGGACTGTTTTTCCAGCTGTTTTTTGTTATGTTTTTTACGCATTTGCTATTTAAAAAAAATCAAAATCAATAGGTCACAACATTGAATAAAATACTAATTTTCCTACTCGTGTCAGTACTATGTGTTCTTATGTATATAAGCAAAAGTTTTTTAGTGATAATATGTGGAGTTTGTATATTTTTATACGCTATGGTGGTTTTAGAAAGTAGCTTTTCTATGTTTACTGCTATAGAAAGTTTCCTTAAAAAAGCCACTAGCAGCAGAATTTCTGGATTTGGTTTTGGTTTTTTTACGGTCGTAGTAATGCAATCAAGCGGTTTGATCAGTGTTTTAACCATATCGTTTTTAAGCGCCGGACTTATAAGCCTTGCTTCAGGACTTTCTATAATATATGGAGCAAATTTAGGTACGGTCGTAGGAGCGTGGCTAGTTGCCGGACTTGGATTAAAAGTAGATATAGCCTTATACGCTATGCCTCTTATCATCATAGGCGTTCTATTTATATTTAACAAATCTGAAAAATTAAAAGGTTGTGGATATTTTTTACTTAGTATAGGACTTCTATTTTTAGGTATCGCATATATGAAGTCTGGATTTGATAATATCAAAGAGACTATCGATCTCTCAAAGTACGCAATGACTGGTATAAGCGGACTTTTAGTTTATACCTTGATAGGTCTTGGCGTAACAGTGATATTGCAAAGTTCCACAGCGACCATTACCATAGCTATAACAGCTCTTGGTGTAAATCAGATCAGCTATGAAAATGCGGTTGCTATAGCCATCGGTTCAAACGTAGGAAGTACGATTATGGCGGTCATCGGCTCTATAAATGCAAATCAAGAAGGCAAAAAGCTGATGGTAGCACACGTGATATTTAACGTTACTAGTGCTATTGCAACGCTGATTTTCATAAACTTTTTTATATTTATCACCGATGAAACAGCAAAAGTCATCGGTATAAGAAGTGATGATTATACTATGAAACTTGCGATTTTCCATACTTATTTTAATCTTACTGGAGTTTTTATATTTTATCCGCTAACAGATTTGATGGAGAAATTTTTAAATAAATATATTAAATTTGAATACAAAAGAAGCAAGGTCGATAGAGCTTATTATCTAAACACCGATTCAATACAGTTTAGCGATAGCGCACTTGAAGTTTTAACAAAAGAGATGAAGCACTTATATGCAAATGCGAGTTCGATCATAGCAAAATCCATAAGCATAAGCAAATCCGATATAACTTCAAATTTAAGCGCAGAAGAGGTCATATCTATGCGGCAAAATCCGATACAAATAAATTTTGACGAGCTGTACAACAACAGATTTAAAGAAATTTATAGTCAGATAATAGACTTCGCTATAACAGCAAGCTCAAAAGCTAAAAAAGAAGACGTGAGCAAATTTATGGATATAAGGCGCGTAACATTAATGCTAGCTGAAGCGCTAAAAGATATGAAAAACTCTCAACCAAATATCTATAAATTTATGACTTCAAGCAATATAGACGCTAAAAACGAGTATGATAAACTAAGAATAAAAATGCTAAAAAGTTTAAGGATTATGGATAAAATAGCAAATATAACTGATGAAAGTAGCCTAAAAACAGAGTTAAAAGAGCTTAAACAGATATATTACGACTATGAAAAAGATGAGATAAACTTAGACATGCTTTTAGGTGGTAAAAAAATCACAAATAAAATGGCAACGTCCCTTATGAACGATACCGCTTTGATACAAAATATAACAAAAAATATGCTAAGAATAATAGAAGTTATATTCGTTCATAACAACAGCAAAGAGGACTTTGAGTTTATCAAACAAAGCATAGGAGAAAGTTGAGCTTAATCAACCATTTTTTTGCATAAACTAGCTAAAATGCTATAAAATAAAAGGAGAAAAAATGAAATACCAGTCAAAAGTCTATTGCAACATCTGCCTTGCAAATGATAGCGAAGAGCCAAATAAAGTTTTTATACAAGCAATTCATAAAGGCGAGAGCGTCGATGTATGCACATCTTGTATGCCTACGATAATACACGGCTCAGGAATTGCTATAAAAAGCAATGATGAAATTTTAGAAGAGATAAAATAAACGATTTTACTCTTATATGCTTTTAAATTTTACTAATTATTTTAGTTGTACCTATAATGATATAACTAAAATAATAGATATTACAATTTTATACTTATCTCAAATTTTTACTAAATTTATTCATATTTTTTAGAATTTAATTCGCTGAAATTACAAATTTAACCAACGTTAGTTTAAATTTATGTTACTATTTGTAACTAATATGTTATTTATTACTATTTGTAACACATTTTGATAAAAAATACATCTCTAAATTTAATAATTACGATAGAATATGCTTAATTTTTGAAAAGGAGATAAAATGAAAGCTGAAATAGCAAACTTCAATATACTAGTAGAGATAAGAAGTCATTTCGCATGGTTTTTATTTGCAGTAGTAGCAATTTTATACTATACTTTAATGCTTCTCATAGGGCTTGCTCCCGAATTTCTAGGACTCAAGATAGGCTCAAATCCTATTAGCCTTGCTATATTAATAGGCATTTTTGTCATCGTAACATGTGTTAGTTTAACAGGGCTTTATACATACGTCGCAAACACATTTTTAGATAGAGAATTTGCAGGCGCTATAGATCGTTTAGAAAAAGCTGGACTTATCAGTGAAGATGGCACGTTAAAAAAGGATGAAAAATGAAAAAAATACTACTTTTACCGATATTAATTAGCTCCATTAACGCAGCTGAGATAGTAGTAGGAGAAAAAAGCGCCCTAAACATAACTGCTATAACTCTATTTTTGATATTTGTATTTGGAACACTCATTATCACATACTTTTCTGCTAGAAAAGCTTCTGGAAGCAACTTTTATACTGCAGGTGGAGGAATTTCGGGATTTAACAACGGTATGGCGATGGCAGGGGATTTTATGAGTGCAGCATCGTTTTTAGGTATCTCAGCACTTGTTTTTACAAATGGATTTGACGGGCTTTTATATGCTATAGGATTTCTAGCTGGTTGGCCTGTAGTTTTGTTTTTGATAGCTGAAAAATTTAGAAATCTTGGTAAATATACATTTACAGATATCGCGGCTTTTAGATTGAAACAACGCCCTATTAGAGCTATTTCTGCTATTTCTGCTTTAGTCTGTTTATGTTTTTATCTAATAGCTCAGATGGTCGGAGCTGGTGAGCTTATAAAAATGCTTTTTGGACTAGATTATAATATCGCTGTTGTCATAGTCGGGCTTCTTATGGTAATATATGTATTTTTTGGCGGTATGCACGCAACAACTTGGGTGCAGATCATAAAAGCAGGACTGCTTCTAATAGGAGTTAGCATTTTAGCGTTTTTAGTACTAAAAGCAAGTAATTTTGATATCACTACTTATTTTAACGACGCTATAAAAGTTCATCCAAAAGGTGAAGCTATACTAAATCCAGGTGGATTTATAACAGACTGGGTAAGTGCTGTTTCTCTTGGTATGGCTCTTATGTTCGGAACTGCTGGCTTGCCGCACATTTTGATGAGATTTTTTACCGTTAATTCTGCAAAAGAAGCTAGAAAAAGCACGTTTTGGGCGACAATTTTTATGAGCTATTTCTATGTTTTAGTATTTATAATAGGATTTGGAGCTATAGCGTTTTTAACAGGAAAAGATGTTATGGGTGGAACAAATATGATAAGTATAGAACTAGCTAGGATACTTGGTGGAAACGCATTTTACGGCTTTATTTGCGCGGTCGCTTTTGCAACTATACTTGCGGTTGTTTCAGGACTAACTATAAGTGGAGCAAATGCTATAGCACACGACTTATATGCAAATGTTATAAAACATGGAAAAGTATCTATGGAAAGTGAGTTAAAAATAGGAAAGATAGCAACTATAGGTATCGGAATATTTGCCATATTCCTTGGTATAATTTTTCAAGGTCAAAATGTCGCATTTATGGTAGGACTTGCTTTTGCTATAGCTGCAAGTGTCAATTTCCCTATACTATTTTACTCTATATACTGGAAAGATCTTACTACAAAAGGCGCATTTTGGGGCGGACTTATAGGACTTTTAACCGTAGTTGGGCTAACTATTTTAGGACCTGGAATCTGGGTAAAAAGCTTTGGATTTGAGACTGCGATATTTCCATATAAAGATCCAGCTATTTTTTCTATGCCAGTAACATTTATACTTGTATATTTGATATCTAAATTTGATAACTCATATAGAGCAAAGATCGATAGAAGCGGATTTGAAGCTCAGTATTTTAGAGCACAAAGTGGGATAGGAGCTAGCAAAGAAGCTACTCATTAAAAAATTTGGTCAGCAAATTGCTGACCAAATACAAACTTTAGCAAACAAAACCGTGAAGACGCTTTAATTCGCTATCAATAGGTTTTTTATTGCCTTGCTCATCTACACTTACATACGTTACTTCAGCAGTAGTAACAGGAACGCACTCTACAAAGCCTCCGTCATTTAAACGCTGAACAACTACTTTTACGACTGTTGTTATAGATGTATTTCCAACACTAACAACTTTTGCATAGCAACTCACTATATCACCTATGAAAACAGGTTCTTTAAATATAACTTCTTTCATAGAGATAGTTACAACTCTAGTCGGAGCTAGTTCTCTAGCTGCTATCGAGCCAGCAAGGTCGATTTGAGACAAAATCCACCCGCCAAATATATTTCCAGCCGGATTAGTATCACTAGGCATAGCAACAATTTTTATACGTGGCTCGCCCATATCTTTCATCATCATTTTTCCTTTACAAATCAATTTTGAATGGCTGAATTTTATCTAAAATTTATTAATAACATTTTAAATTTAAAAAAAATTACTATTTAACATAAATGATATAATCCTTATAACCCTCTTTTTCCATATCTTCAAGCGGTATAAATTTCAAAGAAGCACCATTTATGCAGTATCTTAGCCCACCTTTATCTTTTGGACCATCAGTAAAAACGTGACCTAAATGGCTATTAGCAAGGTTTGAAGTGACCTCCACTCTATCCATACCGTGACTTAAATCGCGGTTATACCCAAGCGCGTCAGTCGTGATAGGCTTTGTAAAACTCGGCCAACCACAACCCGCGTCAAATTTATCACTTGAACTAAAAAGTGGCTTTTTGCTCACGATATCTACATAAATTCCTTTTTTATCAAATTTATCATACTCGCTGCTATAAGGTTTTTCTGTGGATTTTTCTTGAGTTACTGCATACTGCAAATCAGACAGTTTTGCCTTAAGTTCGTCTTTTGAAGGCGATTTAAATTTACTTTCATCATAAAGCGGCTTATCTGCAAGGCTTAGATCCACGTGGCAGTAACCGCCTGGATTTTTATCCAAATACTTTTGATGATACTCCTCAGCCAAAACATAATTTTTAAGCGGCTCAACTTCTACTGCGATCTTTTTGTCATATTTTGTCTGTTCATTCTTTATAAATTTAGATATTTCGTCTTCTAAACTCTTATCGTTATAGTAAATTCCTGTTCTATACTGCGAACCGACATCATTTCCTTGTTTGTTTATCGAAAATGGATCTATTATCCTAAAATAATGAGCTAAGATCTCAGCCAAATTTACTATATTTTCATCAAACGATATATGAACAGTCTCGGCGTGACCTGAGTAATAAAGTGAGCGATAATCAGTCTTGTCGCTCTTACCGTTTGCATATCCCACATCGGTTTTTACGACTCCAGGTATCTTATCGAAATACGCCTGTGTCCCCCAAAAGCAACCTCCTGCTAGATATATCTCTTTTAAATTTCTCATATCATTCTCCTTTGCATTTAAAAATAGCGTCATAAATATAGTCGCTACCAAAAACAATATTTTTTTCATTTTTCTCCTTTTTAGTTTAAATTTAAATGATTTTAACACCACTTTTTAAATAAGATTTTAGCACTATATAAACACGAATTTTAACATTAAGATTTTAAATTTATCAAGCTGTTTAAAAATATTAAGCAATTTAGTGATAAAATTTATCAAAAATATATCAAGGATAAAAATGAATAACTTCGCAGCCCTAAACGAGCTGGTAAAAAAACAAAAAAACGAGCTGAATAATTTATATAAAAATATGGACAATGAGATAGTTTCAAAAGCTCTAAATTTATGC is from Campylobacter fetus subsp. testudinum 03-427 and encodes:
- a CDS encoding Na+/Pi-cotransporter (Pfam matches to PF02690.11 Na_Pi_cotrans, and to PF02690.11 Na_Pi_cotrans) codes for the protein MNKILIFLLVSVLCVLMYISKSFLVIICGVCIFLYAMVVLESSFSMFTAIESFLKKATSSRISGFGFGFFTVVVMQSSGLISVLTISFLSAGLISLASGLSIIYGANLGTVVGAWLVAGLGLKVDIALYAMPLIIIGVLFIFNKSEKLKGCGYFLLSIGLLFLGIAYMKSGFDNIKETIDLSKYAMTGISGLLVYTLIGLGVTVILQSSTATITIAITALGVNQISYENAVAIAIGSNVGSTIMAVIGSINANQEGKKLMVAHVIFNVTSAIATLIFINFFIFITDETAKVIGIRSDDYTMKLAIFHTYFNLTGVFIFYPLTDLMEKFLNKYIKFEYKRSKVDRAYYLNTDSIQFSDSALEVLTKEMKHLYANASSIIAKSISISKSDITSNLSAEEVISMRQNPIQINFDELYNNRFKEIYSQIIDFAITASSKAKKEDVSKFMDIRRVTLMLAEALKDMKNSQPNIYKFMTSSNIDAKNEYDKLRIKMLKSLRIMDKIANITDESSLKTELKELKQIYYDYEKDEINLDMLLGGKKITNKMATSLMNDTALIQNITKNMLRIIEVIFVHNNSKEDFEFIKQSIGES
- a CDS encoding acyl-CoA hydrolase (Pfam match to PF03061.18 4HBT), yielding MMKDMGEPRIKIVAMPSDTNPAGNIFGGWILSQIDLAGSIAARELAPTRVVTISMKEVIFKEPVFIGDIVSCYAKVVSVGNTSITTVVKVVVQRLNDGGFVECVPVTTAEVTYVSVDEQGNKKPIDSELKRLHGFVC
- the actP gene encoding acetate permease (Pfam match to PF00474.13 SSF), which produces MKKILLLPILISSINAAEIVVGEKSALNITAITLFLIFVFGTLIITYFSARKASGSNFYTAGGGISGFNNGMAMAGDFMSAASFLGISALVFTNGFDGLLYAIGFLAGWPVVLFLIAEKFRNLGKYTFTDIAAFRLKQRPIRAISAISALVCLCFYLIAQMVGAGELIKMLFGLDYNIAVVIVGLLMVIYVFFGGMHATTWVQIIKAGLLLIGVSILAFLVLKASNFDITTYFNDAIKVHPKGEAILNPGGFITDWVSAVSLGMALMFGTAGLPHILMRFFTVNSAKEARKSTFWATIFMSYFYVLVFIIGFGAIAFLTGKDVMGGTNMISIELARILGGNAFYGFICAVAFATILAVVSGLTISGANAIAHDLYANVIKHGKVSMESELKIGKIATIGIGIFAIFLGIIFQGQNVAFMVGLAFAIAASVNFPILFYSIYWKDLTTKGAFWGGLIGLLTVVGLTILGPGIWVKSFGFETAIFPYKDPAIFSMPVTFILVYLISKFDNSYRAKIDRSGFEAQYFRAQSGIGASKEATH
- a CDS encoding hypothetical membrane protein (DUF485 domain) (Pfam match to PF04341.8 DUF485), whose protein sequence is MKAEIANFNILVEIRSHFAWFLFAVVAILYYTLMLLIGLAPEFLGLKIGSNPISLAILIGIFVIVTCVSLTGLYTYVANTFLDREFAGAIDRLEKAGLISEDGTLKKDEK
- a CDS encoding putative membrane protein (EI24 domain) (Pfam match to PF07264.7 EI24) is translated as MINILNLCINDFFKKKFILLSLLPMVFSVIVFSALMIFGGSELLVALKNLASNGEFLDKDGIVATILSFSIVKALILSSFYIFSGFFVIILSSALAGIIAGFLTPIVTKYVNKKYYNINIDPEVATSRVIKISIITFFKFIAILLICIPFLFVPFLNLFIINLPFFYLFYKFMLIDVASNCMDETMFEITMIKGAGLGFALSAVLFYLLCLIPFIGLFFQLFFVMFFTHLLFKKNQNQ
- the msrAB gene encoding bifunctional (RS)-methionine sulfoxide reductase A/B (bifunctional~Pfam matches to PF01625.17 PMSR, and to PF01641.14 SelR); amino-acid sequence: MKKILFLVATIFMTLFLNAKENDMRNLKEIYLAGGCFWGTQAYFDKIPGVVKTDVGYANGKSDKTDYRSLYYSGHAETVHISFDENIVNLAEILAHYFRIIDPFSINKQGNDVGSQYRTGIYYNDKSLEDEISKFIKNEQTKYDKKIAVEVEPLKNYVLAEEYHQKYLDKNPGGYCHVDLSLADKPLYDESKFKSPSKDELKAKLSDLQYAVTQEKSTEKPYSSEYDKFDKKGIYVDIVSKKPLFSSSDKFDAGCGWPSFTKPITTDALGYNRDLSHGMDRVEVTSNLANSHLGHVFTDGPKDKGGLRYCINGASLKFIPLEDMEKEGYKDYIIYVK
- the dut gene encoding dUTPase, dimeric (Pfam match to PF08761.7 dUTPase_2), translated to MTYIKPIEEMLLLQQKLNDETNGKNWETGITKDKKLISWKRCIYMECAELVDSFAWKHWKAINKDPNLENVTIEIVDIWHFIMSLGLENYHTNKLGDIHTLAIDISSCSGFSEFCKEAYNIKEYNIYEIINDIEVIINRCSGFDINFFDLLKDYFRLSLKCGVNLSKLFEVYMGKNVLNKFRQDHGYKAGTYNKNWNGKEDNEVMSQILESGTNSMDEIYAKLEIEYNKIK